The sequence ACACACGTGAtgttaaaataatgtatatgttACAACTAATTCATGTTAACAACAAAGTGGAGTAACAAGTTAACAACTCGCACTACTATCTCCAAACTCCAAGTCTCCAatcattgatttctttaaattaattattaaaaaatacatgtaACACATTACACGTTGCTGTTCGTGATTTTCTTTAAGATGTATGCGTGAATAAATTCAGGTTTTAATTAAGCCAAACCCTATAAAAACTATACATACCACTAACTATTAGTTAAAGGTTTGGCAAAGGTACAATAGGAAGACGTCAATGAAGGGCAAATTAGGTACGTGAATATGTTATCTCATACAAGTAGATGACAAAAAGTTCAAGAGAGTACAACAATTTCGTGGAACTTTCCATTGTCAATTAGATGATGCAAAAGTCTGTTGTTGCTTTCGCAAATATCCAAAAGTCCAAAAATAGTGTAGAAAAAGGAATTAACATGTAGATAGATAGACTCATTTTGGaatgtttcttgctttttatattttttttatactgtATATGCAACGTCTTATGTTTCTTCTCAATTTGTACTATATCCTActtttaaaaaagatatatttactAGCTGTAAATTATTCTTCACAAGTGACGACAACATGTGATGAAATAACTAACGTAAAATATCCACAAGTGAGGATATATTGAAATTGATAGTTAGATGCAATTAGGTATATATAACTTGGTGGATATTTACTTGTTCTCACGATTAGATTATCTTTTAAAGATTCACTCTTATGAACAAATCTTAAACATCCGAATTTACCAAAATTTCCACAagcactctctctctttctaataTGTTAAAAGACAGACCCTCGAAAGTGGAATTTTCATAGTGATTACAACATATGCTACTTCTGGCAATGCCTTCATTATAACTTACACAAACGAACAGTTACAGAGTTAAATCCCATACCTAACTACACAATCTAATTATTTCCCCAAAGACTTTTCCACTGAAGAAACTTCCGTTACCTCAGCTGCTACATCTTCAGATCGACCTTTCCGTCTCTTCTTACTGTTTGGTGTGCATCTTGTGCCGACAGTGTTGATCTTTGAGATCTTTAGCGAGACTTTCCGTGTCGTCTGGCTTGAGACAGAACATGTGTTTTGCttctttggtggtggtgaatCGTGAGATTTGCCTTTGGTTATTGGAGACTTAGCTCGTTTCCGGGGTAAATTCATTGctcttttcccattctctctgTTATGATTCTTGAGCAACCGAACACTGAAAGGTTTAACTGCTGTATAACACATTTGTTCGTTTGTGGAGTTCCCAGGTTTTTCCAGATCAACGTCTCCATTGTTCACCTGTGCAAAAACCAtacttcaaattttgaattcttgTTTGGTCAACAGACATAATTGGTATCCCCCCGTGACTTACCAACTGGAGAAGCGCAGAGAAAGCCCGAGCTACATCGTGCTTTTCTTGACCTTTCATGAGATCGGTAAAGGTCTCCACGTTTCCACTCTCTTCAACAGTCAGTTTGTTAATAATCCTTTCTCCATATTCTTGAATGTCAAATGGAGGGTGTAGCTCCTGAAACATAGAAAAACAACGACCAGAGGATATAGAAAATGCATTAGATATCNCTACACAATCTAATTATTTCCCCAAAGACTTTTCCACTGAAGAAACTTCCGTTACCTCAGCTGCTACATCTTCAGATCGACCTTTCCGTCTCTTCTTACTGTTTGGTGTGCATCTTGTGCCGACAGTGTTGATCTTTGAGATCTTTAGCGAGACTTTCCGTGTCGTCTGGCTTGAGACAGAACATGTGTTTTGCttctttggtggtggtgaatCGTGAGATTTGCCTTTGGTTATTGGAGACTTAGCTCGTTTCCGGGGTAAATTCATTGctcttttcccattctctctgTTATGATTCTTGAGCAACCGAACACTGAAAGGTTTAACTGCTGTATAACACATTTGTTCGTTTGTGGAGTTCCCAGGTTTTTCCAGATCAACGTCTCCATTGTTCACCTGTGCAA comes from Camelina sativa cultivar DH55 chromosome 19, Cs, whole genome shotgun sequence and encodes:
- the LOC104765517 gene encoding condensin-2 complex subunit H2-like, whose amino-acid sequence is MFQELHPPFDIQEYGERIINKLTVEESGNVETFTDLMKGQEKHDVARAFSALLQLVNNGDVDLEKPGNSTNEQMCYTAVKPFSVRLLKNHNRENGKRAMNLPRKRAKSPITKGKSHDSPPPKKQNTCSVSSQTTRKVSLKISKINTVGTRCTPNSKKRRKGRSEDVAAEVTEVSSVEKSLGK